Proteins encoded in a region of the Neodiprion virginianus isolate iyNeoVirg1 chromosome 2, iyNeoVirg1.1, whole genome shotgun sequence genome:
- the LOC124297963 gene encoding transcription factor Dp-1 isoform X3, with product MTQQNKTMNFLIHDANGQPQVIKVVPSTPNKALTGLVSTTNSGSLKVFKTPGQDTQVLSSGTQVLRTISLQGSSTPGQRLVTIPVQSAKMSSVKAGESVVTKTIQLTTARMNDFKQALVSQPQQQASSQQQIVKDQSGKTFISPILDHSGSRKRQDVESSDFTPEYKRRKTEKVGKGLRHFSMKVCEKVKKKGTTSYNEVADELVGEFTNPAHINSLTDQYDQKNIRRRVYDALNVLMAMNIISKEKKEIRWLGLPTNSLQECLSLEKDKKKKIERIKAKTQQLHSLILQHISYKNLVERNHKNENFHGPPKPNSAIQLPFIIVNTSKKTVIDCSISNDKTEYLFNFNDKFEIHDDIEVLKRMGLAFGLEKGECTDDDLRKAKTMVPKSLEKYVEQLASGDLERFIPVTIPGPSTSMDELEIKLEESGSRPPSSSRTSLSEDPLSPPSQFFSEEEDEEEESDQDDQVDSDLEAN from the exons GCCAACCACAAGTTATTAAAGTGGTTCCGAGCACGCCGAATAAAGCACTAACTGGGCTTGTTAGCACCACAAATTCCGGGAGTTTGAAGGTATTCAAGACACCTGGCCAAGATACCCAA GTCTTGTCCAGTGGGACACAAGTACTGAGAACCATCAGTTTGCAAGGTTCTTCAACACCTGGTCAGC GCTTAGTTACCATCCCTGTACAAAGTGCAAAAATGTCATCTGTAAAAGCTGGGGAATCTGTAGTGACAAAAACAATACAACTTACAACTGCTCGAATG AATGATTTTAAACAAGCGTTGGTATCCCAGCCTCAACAACAGGCCAGCAGTCAACAGCAGATTGTCAAAGATCAATCTGGAAAGACTTTCATCAGCCCCATTTTGGATCACAGTGGTTCGAGGAAACGACAGGATGTCGAGAGCAGCGATTTTACCCCAGAGTA CAAACggagaaaaacagaaaaagttGGAAAGGGgcttcgccatttctctatGAAAGTCtgtgaaaaagtgaaaaagaaaggtaCGACATCATATAATGAAGTTGCTGATGAATTAGTTGGCGAATTCACCAACCCTGCGCACATAAATTCGTTAACTGATCAG TACGATCAGAAAAATATTAGGAGACGTGTATACGATGCATTGAATGTATTGATGGCAATGAATATAATCTCCAAGGAGAAGAAGGAGATAAGATGGTTGGGTTTGCCCACAAATTCGTTACAAGAGTGTTTGTCGTTagaaaaagataagaaaaagaaaatagagagAATCAAAGCCAAAACTCAGCAGCTGCATTCGTTAATTTTGCAGCACATATCGTACAAAAATTTAGTTGAACGCAACCATAAAAACGAGAATTTTCATGGACCACCTAAACCTAATTCTGCTATACAGTTGCCATTCATAATAGTTAATACCAGTAAGAAAACTGTTATTGATTGCAGTATTTCAAACGACAA AACCGAGTACCTGTTTAATTTTAATGATAAGTTTGAGATCCATGATGACATTGAAGTTCTGAAAAGAATGGGTTTAGCCTTTG GCCTTGAGAAAGGAGAATGTACTGATGACGATTTACGGAAAGCAAAAACTATGGTACCAAAGTCCCTTGAAAAATACGTTGAGC AATTGGCCTCTGGGGATTTGGAAAGATTCATTCCTGTTACAATTCCTGGGCCGAGTACATCGATGGATGAActggaaataaaattagaGGAATCTGGATCTCGGccaccttcttcttctcgtacCTCTCTCTCGGAAGATCCTTTGTCTCCACCTTCCCAGTTTTTCTCTgaggaagaagatgaagaagaagaaagcgACCAGGACGATCAAGTCGACAGTGATCTTGAGGCTAACTAG
- the LOC124297963 gene encoding transcription factor Dp-1 isoform X4, with product MSSVKAGESVVTKTIQLTTARMNDFKQALVSQPQQQASSQQQIVKDQSGKTFISPILDHSGSRKRQDVESSDFTPEYKRRKTEKVGKGLRHFSMKVCEKVKKKGTTSYNEVADELVGEFTNPAHINSLTDQQYDQKNIRRRVYDALNVLMAMNIISKEKKEIRWLGLPTNSLQECLSLEKDKKKKIERIKAKTQQLHSLILQHISYKNLVERNHKNENFHGPPKPNSAIQLPFIIVNTSKKTVIDCSISNDKTEYLFNFNDKFEIHDDIEVLKRMGLAFGLEKGECTDDDLRKAKTMVPKSLEKYVEQLASGDLERFIPVTIPGPSTSMDELEIKLEESGSRPPSSSRTSLSEDPLSPPSQFFSEEEDEEEESDQDDQVDSDLEAN from the exons ATGTCATCTGTAAAAGCTGGGGAATCTGTAGTGACAAAAACAATACAACTTACAACTGCTCGAATG AATGATTTTAAACAAGCGTTGGTATCCCAGCCTCAACAACAGGCCAGCAGTCAACAGCAGATTGTCAAAGATCAATCTGGAAAGACTTTCATCAGCCCCATTTTGGATCACAGTGGTTCGAGGAAACGACAGGATGTCGAGAGCAGCGATTTTACCCCAGAGTA CAAACggagaaaaacagaaaaagttGGAAAGGGgcttcgccatttctctatGAAAGTCtgtgaaaaagtgaaaaagaaaggtaCGACATCATATAATGAAGTTGCTGATGAATTAGTTGGCGAATTCACCAACCCTGCGCACATAAATTCGTTAACTGATCAG CAGTACGATCAGAAAAATATTAGGAGACGTGTATACGATGCATTGAATGTATTGATGGCAATGAATATAATCTCCAAGGAGAAGAAGGAGATAAGATGGTTGGGTTTGCCCACAAATTCGTTACAAGAGTGTTTGTCGTTagaaaaagataagaaaaagaaaatagagagAATCAAAGCCAAAACTCAGCAGCTGCATTCGTTAATTTTGCAGCACATATCGTACAAAAATTTAGTTGAACGCAACCATAAAAACGAGAATTTTCATGGACCACCTAAACCTAATTCTGCTATACAGTTGCCATTCATAATAGTTAATACCAGTAAGAAAACTGTTATTGATTGCAGTATTTCAAACGACAA AACCGAGTACCTGTTTAATTTTAATGATAAGTTTGAGATCCATGATGACATTGAAGTTCTGAAAAGAATGGGTTTAGCCTTTG GCCTTGAGAAAGGAGAATGTACTGATGACGATTTACGGAAAGCAAAAACTATGGTACCAAAGTCCCTTGAAAAATACGTTGAGC AATTGGCCTCTGGGGATTTGGAAAGATTCATTCCTGTTACAATTCCTGGGCCGAGTACATCGATGGATGAActggaaataaaattagaGGAATCTGGATCTCGGccaccttcttcttctcgtacCTCTCTCTCGGAAGATCCTTTGTCTCCACCTTCCCAGTTTTTCTCTgaggaagaagatgaagaagaagaaagcgACCAGGACGATCAAGTCGACAGTGATCTTGAGGCTAACTAG
- the LOC124297974 gene encoding COP9 signalosome complex subunit 9: MKPTVVADEMFPEGAGPYMDLEEAGGSSGLLMDLAANEKAVHADFFNDFDDLFDDEDLN, from the exons ATGAAACCTACTGTTGTGGCCGATGAAATGTTCCCCGAAGGCGCTGGTCCATATATGGATCTTGAAGAG gCTGGTGGATCCAGTGGATTGTTGATGGATCTTGCTGCTAATGAAAAAGCGGTGCATGCTGACTTTTTCAATG aTTTCGATGATTTGTTCGATGATGAGGATCTGAACTGA
- the LOC124297963 gene encoding transcription factor Dp-1 isoform X1 has translation MTQQNKTMNFLIHDANGQPQVIKVVPSTPNKALTGLVSTTNSGSLKVFKTPGQDTQVLSSGTQVLRTISLQGSSTPGQRLVTIPVQSAKMSSVKAGESVVTKTIQLTTARMNDFKQALVSQPQQQASSQQQIVKDQSGKTFISPILDHSGSRKRQDVESSDFTPEYKRRKTEKVGKGLRHFSMKVCEKVKKKGTTSYNEVADELVGEFTNPAHINSLTDQQYDQKNIRRRVYDALNVLMAMNIISKEKKEIRWLGLPTNSLQECLSLEKDKKKKIERIKAKTQQLHSLILQHISYKNLVERNHKNENFHGPPKPNSAIQLPFIIVNTSKKTVIDCSISNDKTEYLFNFNDKFEIHDDIEVLKRMGLAFGLEKGECTDDDLRKAKTMVPKSLEKYVEQLASGDLERFIPVTIPGPSTSMDELEIKLEESGSRPPSSSRTSLSEDPLSPPSQFFSEEEDEEEESDQDDQVDSDLEAN, from the exons GCCAACCACAAGTTATTAAAGTGGTTCCGAGCACGCCGAATAAAGCACTAACTGGGCTTGTTAGCACCACAAATTCCGGGAGTTTGAAGGTATTCAAGACACCTGGCCAAGATACCCAA GTCTTGTCCAGTGGGACACAAGTACTGAGAACCATCAGTTTGCAAGGTTCTTCAACACCTGGTCAGC GCTTAGTTACCATCCCTGTACAAAGTGCAAAAATGTCATCTGTAAAAGCTGGGGAATCTGTAGTGACAAAAACAATACAACTTACAACTGCTCGAATG AATGATTTTAAACAAGCGTTGGTATCCCAGCCTCAACAACAGGCCAGCAGTCAACAGCAGATTGTCAAAGATCAATCTGGAAAGACTTTCATCAGCCCCATTTTGGATCACAGTGGTTCGAGGAAACGACAGGATGTCGAGAGCAGCGATTTTACCCCAGAGTA CAAACggagaaaaacagaaaaagttGGAAAGGGgcttcgccatttctctatGAAAGTCtgtgaaaaagtgaaaaagaaaggtaCGACATCATATAATGAAGTTGCTGATGAATTAGTTGGCGAATTCACCAACCCTGCGCACATAAATTCGTTAACTGATCAG CAGTACGATCAGAAAAATATTAGGAGACGTGTATACGATGCATTGAATGTATTGATGGCAATGAATATAATCTCCAAGGAGAAGAAGGAGATAAGATGGTTGGGTTTGCCCACAAATTCGTTACAAGAGTGTTTGTCGTTagaaaaagataagaaaaagaaaatagagagAATCAAAGCCAAAACTCAGCAGCTGCATTCGTTAATTTTGCAGCACATATCGTACAAAAATTTAGTTGAACGCAACCATAAAAACGAGAATTTTCATGGACCACCTAAACCTAATTCTGCTATACAGTTGCCATTCATAATAGTTAATACCAGTAAGAAAACTGTTATTGATTGCAGTATTTCAAACGACAA AACCGAGTACCTGTTTAATTTTAATGATAAGTTTGAGATCCATGATGACATTGAAGTTCTGAAAAGAATGGGTTTAGCCTTTG GCCTTGAGAAAGGAGAATGTACTGATGACGATTTACGGAAAGCAAAAACTATGGTACCAAAGTCCCTTGAAAAATACGTTGAGC AATTGGCCTCTGGGGATTTGGAAAGATTCATTCCTGTTACAATTCCTGGGCCGAGTACATCGATGGATGAActggaaataaaattagaGGAATCTGGATCTCGGccaccttcttcttctcgtacCTCTCTCTCGGAAGATCCTTTGTCTCCACCTTCCCAGTTTTTCTCTgaggaagaagatgaagaagaagaaagcgACCAGGACGATCAAGTCGACAGTGATCTTGAGGCTAACTAG
- the LOC124297963 gene encoding transcription factor Dp-1 isoform X2: MTQQNKTMNFLIHDANGQPQVIKVVPSTPNKALTGLVSTTNSGSLKVFKTPGQDTQVLSSGTQVLRTISLQGSSTPGQRLVTIPVQSAKMSSVKAGESVVTKTIQLTTARMNDFKQALVSQPQQQASSQQQIVKDQSGKTFISPILDHSGSRKRQDVESSDFTPDKRRKTEKVGKGLRHFSMKVCEKVKKKGTTSYNEVADELVGEFTNPAHINSLTDQQYDQKNIRRRVYDALNVLMAMNIISKEKKEIRWLGLPTNSLQECLSLEKDKKKKIERIKAKTQQLHSLILQHISYKNLVERNHKNENFHGPPKPNSAIQLPFIIVNTSKKTVIDCSISNDKTEYLFNFNDKFEIHDDIEVLKRMGLAFGLEKGECTDDDLRKAKTMVPKSLEKYVEQLASGDLERFIPVTIPGPSTSMDELEIKLEESGSRPPSSSRTSLSEDPLSPPSQFFSEEEDEEEESDQDDQVDSDLEAN; encoded by the exons GCCAACCACAAGTTATTAAAGTGGTTCCGAGCACGCCGAATAAAGCACTAACTGGGCTTGTTAGCACCACAAATTCCGGGAGTTTGAAGGTATTCAAGACACCTGGCCAAGATACCCAA GTCTTGTCCAGTGGGACACAAGTACTGAGAACCATCAGTTTGCAAGGTTCTTCAACACCTGGTCAGC GCTTAGTTACCATCCCTGTACAAAGTGCAAAAATGTCATCTGTAAAAGCTGGGGAATCTGTAGTGACAAAAACAATACAACTTACAACTGCTCGAATG AATGATTTTAAACAAGCGTTGGTATCCCAGCCTCAACAACAGGCCAGCAGTCAACAGCAGATTGTCAAAGATCAATCTGGAAAGACTTTCATCAGCCCCATTTTGGATCACAGTGGTTCGAGGAAACGACAGGATGTCGAGAGCAGCGATTTTACCCCAGA CAAACggagaaaaacagaaaaagttGGAAAGGGgcttcgccatttctctatGAAAGTCtgtgaaaaagtgaaaaagaaaggtaCGACATCATATAATGAAGTTGCTGATGAATTAGTTGGCGAATTCACCAACCCTGCGCACATAAATTCGTTAACTGATCAG CAGTACGATCAGAAAAATATTAGGAGACGTGTATACGATGCATTGAATGTATTGATGGCAATGAATATAATCTCCAAGGAGAAGAAGGAGATAAGATGGTTGGGTTTGCCCACAAATTCGTTACAAGAGTGTTTGTCGTTagaaaaagataagaaaaagaaaatagagagAATCAAAGCCAAAACTCAGCAGCTGCATTCGTTAATTTTGCAGCACATATCGTACAAAAATTTAGTTGAACGCAACCATAAAAACGAGAATTTTCATGGACCACCTAAACCTAATTCTGCTATACAGTTGCCATTCATAATAGTTAATACCAGTAAGAAAACTGTTATTGATTGCAGTATTTCAAACGACAA AACCGAGTACCTGTTTAATTTTAATGATAAGTTTGAGATCCATGATGACATTGAAGTTCTGAAAAGAATGGGTTTAGCCTTTG GCCTTGAGAAAGGAGAATGTACTGATGACGATTTACGGAAAGCAAAAACTATGGTACCAAAGTCCCTTGAAAAATACGTTGAGC AATTGGCCTCTGGGGATTTGGAAAGATTCATTCCTGTTACAATTCCTGGGCCGAGTACATCGATGGATGAActggaaataaaattagaGGAATCTGGATCTCGGccaccttcttcttctcgtacCTCTCTCTCGGAAGATCCTTTGTCTCCACCTTCCCAGTTTTTCTCTgaggaagaagatgaagaagaagaaagcgACCAGGACGATCAAGTCGACAGTGATCTTGAGGCTAACTAG